A single region of the Ancylobacter novellus DSM 506 genome encodes:
- the tsaD gene encoding tRNA (adenosine(37)-N6)-threonylcarbamoyltransferase complex transferase subunit TsaD, with amino-acid sequence MRDLLLLGIETTCDETAAAVVRRRPDGSGTILSNVVRTQTEDHAEFGGVVPEIAARAHVEVLDGVIERALRAAGVGLSELDGIAAAAGPGLIGGVIVGLTTAKALALAARKPLVAVNHLEAHALTARLTDKVPFPFLLLLVSGGHTQLVAVTGIGEYEKLGGTIDDAIGEAFDKTAKMLGLPYPGGPAVERAALKGDASRFALPRPLHGKPTPDFSLSGLKTAVRLEALKIAPLSEEDINDLCASFQAAIVDILADRVRCALRVMRERGVKPHALVLAGGVGANQAVRRVLHKVAADGGTRLAVPPPELCTDNGAMIAWAGAERMARGLTDGLDTSPRARWPLAEVEGAPETTR; translated from the coding sequence ATGCGTGATCTTCTCCTGCTCGGCATCGAGACCACCTGCGACGAGACCGCCGCCGCGGTGGTGCGCCGCCGCCCGGACGGTTCGGGAACCATACTCTCCAATGTCGTGCGCACGCAGACCGAGGACCATGCCGAGTTCGGCGGCGTGGTGCCGGAGATCGCCGCCCGCGCCCATGTCGAGGTGCTGGACGGGGTGATCGAGCGGGCGCTGCGCGCCGCCGGTGTCGGCCTGTCGGAGCTCGACGGCATCGCCGCCGCCGCCGGGCCGGGGCTGATCGGCGGCGTCATCGTCGGGCTCACCACCGCCAAGGCGCTGGCGCTCGCCGCCCGCAAGCCGCTGGTCGCGGTGAATCATCTCGAAGCCCACGCGCTCACCGCCCGGCTCACCGACAAGGTGCCCTTCCCCTTCCTTTTGCTGCTGGTCTCGGGCGGGCACACCCAGCTCGTCGCCGTCACCGGCATCGGCGAATACGAGAAGCTCGGCGGCACCATCGACGACGCCATCGGCGAGGCCTTCGACAAGACCGCCAAGATGCTCGGCCTGCCCTATCCCGGCGGCCCGGCGGTGGAGCGCGCAGCGCTGAAGGGCGACGCCTCGCGCTTCGCCCTGCCCCGCCCGCTGCACGGCAAGCCGACGCCGGACTTCTCGCTCTCCGGCCTGAAGACCGCGGTGCGGCTGGAGGCGCTGAAGATCGCCCCGCTCTCCGAGGAAGACATCAACGATCTGTGCGCCTCCTTCCAGGCCGCCATCGTCGACATCCTCGCCGACCGCGTGCGCTGCGCCCTGCGGGTGATGCGCGAGCGCGGGGTGAAGCCGCACGCCCTCGTGCTCGCCGGCGGCGTCGGCGCCAACCAGGCGGTGCGCCGCGTGCTGCACAAGGTGGCGGCCGATGGCGGCACCCGCCTTGCCGTGCCGCCGCCGGAGCTGTGCACCGACAATGGCGCCATGATCGCCTGGGCGGGGGCCGAGCGCATGGCGCGCGGCCTCACCGACGGGCTCGACACCTCGCCCCGCGCCCGCTGGCCGCTGGCCGAGGTCGAAGGCGCGCCGGAGACCACCCGCTGA
- the acs gene encoding acetate--CoA ligase, which translates to MSDKIYDVPAEWAKRAFLNEHAYRAKYEASVRDTEGFWAEEGKRIEWFEPYTIVKNTSYDPGHVSIKWFEDGVTNVAWNCIDRHLPRLADQTAIIWEGDDPSQSRHITYQELHDEVCRFANVLRNRNVEKGDRVTIYMPMIPEAAYAMLACARLGAIHSVVFGGFSPDSLAGRIRDCGSKVIITADEGLRGGRKVPLKANVDAAIAKVSDVEIDHVIVVKRTGGEVDMKPGRDVWYHQAADLVTSECPAVPMNAEDPLFILYTSGSTGLPKGVLHTTGGYLVYASMTHQYVFDYHDGDVYWCTADIGWVTGHSYIVYGPLANGATTLMFEGVPNYPSNSRFWEVIDKHKVNIFYTAPTAIRALMQAGDEPVKKTSRASLRLLGSVGEPINPEAWEWYHRVVGEDRCPIVDTWWQTETGGILITPLPGATRLKPGSATQPFFGVIPQVVDAEGRVLEGACEGNLVIADSWPGQMRTVYGDHERFMQTYFATYPGKYFTGDGCRRDSDGYYWITGRVDDVINVSGHRMGTAEVESALVAHPKVSEAAVVGYPHDIKGQGIYAYVTLMAGAEPTEELRKELVAWVRREIGPIASPDLIQFAPSLPKTRSGKIMRRILRKIAEDEFGNLGDTSTLADPTVVQDLISQRQNKKHAAA; encoded by the coding sequence ATGTCCGACAAGATCTACGACGTTCCCGCAGAATGGGCCAAGCGCGCTTTCCTGAACGAGCATGCCTATCGCGCGAAGTACGAAGCCTCCGTGCGTGATACGGAAGGTTTCTGGGCCGAGGAAGGCAAGCGCATCGAGTGGTTCGAGCCCTATACCATTGTCAAGAACACCTCCTACGACCCCGGCCACGTCTCGATCAAATGGTTCGAGGACGGCGTGACCAACGTCGCCTGGAACTGCATCGACCGCCATCTGCCGCGCCTCGCCGACCAGACCGCCATCATCTGGGAAGGCGACGACCCCTCGCAGTCCAGGCACATCACCTATCAGGAGCTGCATGACGAGGTCTGCCGCTTCGCCAACGTGCTGCGCAACCGCAATGTGGAGAAGGGCGACCGCGTCACGATCTACATGCCGATGATCCCCGAGGCGGCCTATGCGATGCTGGCCTGCGCGCGGCTCGGCGCCATCCACTCCGTTGTTTTCGGCGGGTTTTCTCCCGACAGCTTGGCCGGGCGCATTCGCGACTGCGGCTCCAAGGTGATCATCACCGCCGACGAGGGCCTGCGCGGCGGCCGCAAGGTGCCGCTCAAGGCCAATGTCGACGCCGCCATCGCCAAGGTGAGCGATGTCGAGATCGACCACGTCATCGTGGTCAAGCGCACGGGCGGCGAGGTCGACATGAAGCCCGGCCGCGACGTCTGGTACCATCAGGCCGCCGACCTCGTGACCAGCGAGTGCCCGGCCGTGCCGATGAACGCGGAGGACCCGCTGTTCATCCTCTACACCTCGGGCTCGACCGGCCTGCCCAAGGGCGTGCTGCACACGACGGGCGGCTATCTCGTCTACGCCTCGATGACGCACCAATACGTGTTCGACTACCATGACGGCGACGTCTACTGGTGCACCGCCGACATCGGCTGGGTGACCGGGCACAGCTACATCGTCTACGGCCCGCTCGCCAACGGCGCGACCACGCTGATGTTCGAGGGCGTGCCGAACTACCCGTCCAACTCCCGCTTCTGGGAGGTGATCGACAAGCACAAGGTCAACATCTTCTACACCGCCCCGACCGCCATCCGCGCGCTGATGCAGGCGGGCGACGAGCCGGTGAAGAAGACGTCCCGCGCGTCGCTCCGCCTGCTCGGCTCGGTCGGCGAGCCGATCAATCCGGAGGCGTGGGAGTGGTATCACCGCGTGGTCGGCGAGGACCGCTGCCCCATCGTCGACACCTGGTGGCAGACCGAGACCGGCGGCATCCTGATCACCCCGCTGCCCGGCGCCACCCGGCTGAAGCCCGGCTCGGCGACGCAGCCCTTCTTCGGCGTGATCCCGCAGGTGGTGGACGCCGAGGGCCGGGTGCTGGAGGGCGCCTGCGAGGGCAACCTCGTCATCGCGGACTCGTGGCCCGGGCAAATGCGCACAGTCTATGGCGACCATGAGCGCTTCATGCAGACCTACTTTGCCACCTACCCCGGCAAATATTTCACCGGCGACGGCTGCCGCCGCGACTCGGACGGCTATTATTGGATCACCGGCCGCGTCGACGACGTGATCAACGTCTCTGGCCACCGCATGGGCACGGCCGAGGTGGAGAGCGCCCTCGTCGCCCATCCGAAGGTGTCGGAAGCGGCGGTGGTCGGCTATCCGCACGACATCAAGGGCCAGGGCATCTACGCCTATGTGACGCTGATGGCTGGCGCCGAGCCGACTGAGGAATTGCGCAAGGAGTTGGTCGCCTGGGTACGCCGGGAGATCGGCCCGATCGCCTCGCCCGACCTCATCCAGTTCGCCCCCAGCCTGCCGAAGACGCGCTCGGGCAAGATCATGCGCCGCATCCTGCGCAAGATCGCCGAGGACGAGTTCGGCAATCTCGGCGACACCTCCACGCTCGCTGACCCCACCGTGGTGCAGGACCTGATCTCGCAGCGGCAGAACAAGAAGCACGCGGCGGCGTGA
- a CDS encoding NAD(P)H-dependent glycerol-3-phosphate dehydrogenase → MPARFATIGVAGAGAWGTALANAAARAGRSVVLWGRDPQAIQAMRRSRANEAHLPGVELAAAVAPTADLADLGDCDAVLLVVPAQASREVAGALTHHLREGTPLVTCAKGIERGTELFMTQVLAQACPHAVPAILSGPSFAADVAAGLPTAVTLAARDAGLAEALAAALGSSSFRLYHSDDVRGVEIGGAAKNVLAIAAGIVGGRRLGASAGAALVARGFAELMRFGKAFGARAETLTGLSGLGDLILTCSTPQSRNYSLGLSLGRGEGLHPSGQLAEGALTAGVLVAMAGERGIDMPIAAAVEAVLAGRSDIEQAIGSLLARPQKAEA, encoded by the coding sequence ATGCCGGCACGCTTCGCCACCATCGGCGTCGCCGGCGCCGGCGCCTGGGGCACGGCGCTGGCCAATGCCGCCGCCCGCGCCGGGCGCTCCGTCGTGCTGTGGGGCCGCGATCCGCAGGCCATCCAGGCGATGCGCCGCAGCCGCGCCAACGAGGCGCATCTGCCCGGCGTCGAGCTCGCCGCCGCCGTCGCCCCCACCGCCGATCTCGCCGACCTCGGCGATTGCGACGCGGTGCTGCTGGTGGTGCCGGCGCAGGCGAGCCGGGAGGTCGCGGGCGCGCTGACGCACCATCTGCGGGAAGGCACGCCGCTCGTCACCTGCGCCAAGGGCATCGAGCGCGGCACCGAACTGTTCATGACGCAGGTGCTGGCGCAGGCCTGCCCGCACGCCGTGCCGGCGATCCTCTCCGGCCCCAGCTTCGCCGCGGATGTGGCCGCCGGCCTGCCGACCGCGGTGACGCTCGCCGCCCGCGACGCCGGCCTCGCCGAGGCTCTCGCGGCCGCGCTGGGCTCCTCCTCCTTCCGGCTCTATCACAGCGACGACGTGCGCGGCGTCGAGATCGGCGGCGCCGCCAAGAACGTGCTCGCCATCGCCGCCGGCATCGTCGGCGGGCGCAGGCTCGGCGCATCGGCCGGCGCGGCGCTGGTGGCGCGCGGCTTCGCCGAGCTGATGCGCTTCGGCAAGGCGTTCGGCGCCCGCGCGGAGACCCTCACAGGTCTTTCCGGCCTCGGCGACCTCATCCTCACCTGCTCCACCCCCCAGTCGCGCAACTATTCGCTCGGGCTCAGCCTCGGGCGCGGCGAGGGCCTGCACCCCTCCGGCCAATTGGCGGAAGGCGCGCTCACCGCCGGCGTGCTGGTGGCGATGGCCGGGGAGCGCGGCATCGACATGCCGATCGCCGCCGCCGTCGAGGCGGTGCTGGCCGGGCGCAGCGATATCGAACAGGCGATCGGGTCGCTGCTGGCCCGTCCCCAGAAAGCGGAAGCGTGA
- a CDS encoding glycoside hydrolase family protein — MDISSNCLDLIREFEGLRLKAYIDPVGIPTIGYGTIRYPNGTTVQMGDSISEAEAEAFLCFECEEIGRKLREVLDQVALSQNQYDAIVSFCFNLGVGAFAGSTLLQKLRLGDVPAAAAEFPRWNKGTVDGVKQELPGLTRRRARERSLFEAGGHGGTPLQPSPPSPQEQVVRVAGYREGAANIIVGFGADGAARDIVELADAHPETLIAALQSYPKLHAFEFAAPGETVPAGERTRFSGLALPLPRTKGAPKLDRPLLLVGMEDDEENPGKDIAEMQARLVELGYYRGPVDGIFNPATDAAVREFQTEFFGWSEADGRVGPKTWKKLWGDAPPKPEEAIPPLQGSAGKTYLLLTRTDRRDRYGCMVMNLTYVRHGTAVGVLEVCSGQSRKQIFRPGPHSPAGSMEPLPEGKWSIGNIEWAEGKDNYSGRIYNNGLGPAKIRMEYLDPGQTPRSAIEIHIDWNRPTAPGTAGCIGIQNISDFRTLVTWLRETDPKELFVDWGLGTCPHP, encoded by the coding sequence GTGGACATTTCTTCGAATTGCCTCGACCTGATCCGGGAATTCGAGGGCCTCAGACTCAAGGCCTATATCGATCCCGTCGGCATCCCGACCATCGGCTACGGCACCATACGCTATCCCAACGGCACCACGGTGCAGATGGGCGACAGCATCTCCGAGGCGGAGGCGGAAGCCTTCCTGTGCTTCGAATGCGAGGAAATCGGCCGCAAGCTGCGCGAGGTGCTCGATCAGGTCGCGCTGAGCCAGAACCAGTACGACGCGATCGTCTCGTTCTGCTTCAATCTGGGCGTCGGCGCCTTCGCCGGCAGCACGCTCCTGCAGAAGCTGCGGTTGGGCGACGTGCCCGCTGCCGCCGCCGAGTTCCCGCGCTGGAACAAGGGCACGGTCGACGGCGTCAAGCAGGAGCTGCCGGGGCTCACCCGCCGCCGCGCCAGAGAACGCAGCCTGTTCGAGGCCGGCGGGCATGGCGGCACCCCGCTCCAGCCCTCGCCGCCCTCGCCGCAGGAGCAGGTGGTCCGCGTGGCCGGCTACCGCGAAGGTGCGGCCAACATCATCGTCGGCTTCGGCGCGGACGGCGCCGCGCGCGACATCGTCGAGCTGGCCGATGCCCATCCCGAGACGCTGATCGCGGCGCTGCAAAGCTATCCGAAGCTCCATGCCTTCGAATTCGCCGCGCCGGGCGAGACCGTTCCCGCCGGGGAGCGGACGCGCTTCTCCGGCCTCGCCCTGCCGCTGCCTCGGACGAAGGGCGCGCCCAAGCTCGACCGCCCCCTGCTGCTCGTCGGCATGGAGGACGACGAGGAGAACCCGGGCAAGGACATCGCCGAGATGCAGGCCCGGCTGGTCGAGCTCGGCTATTACCGGGGGCCGGTCGACGGCATCTTCAACCCGGCGACGGATGCCGCCGTCCGCGAGTTCCAGACGGAGTTCTTCGGCTGGAGCGAAGCGGACGGGCGGGTCGGGCCGAAGACCTGGAAGAAGCTCTGGGGCGACGCGCCGCCCAAGCCCGAGGAGGCGATCCCGCCGCTGCAGGGCTCGGCCGGCAAGACCTATCTGCTGCTGACCCGGACCGACCGCCGCGACCGCTATGGCTGCATGGTGATGAACCTCACCTATGTCCGCCACGGCACCGCCGTCGGCGTGCTGGAGGTCTGCTCCGGCCAGTCGCGCAAGCAGATCTTCCGGCCCGGGCCGCACAGCCCGGCCGGCTCGATGGAGCCGCTGCCGGAAGGCAAGTGGAGCATCGGCAACATCGAATGGGCCGAAGGCAAGGACAACTATAGCGGCCGCATCTACAATAACGGGCTAGGCCCGGCCAAGATCAGGATGGAATATCTCGATCCCGGCCAGACGCCGCGCTCGGCCATCGAGATCCATATCGACTGGAACCGCCCGACCGCGCCGGGCACGGCGGGATGCATCGGCATCCAGAATATCTCCGACTTCAGGACGCTGGTGACGTGGCTGCGCGAGACCGACCCGAAGGAGCTGTTCGTCGATTGGGGGCTGGGCACCTGCCCGCACCCCTGA
- a CDS encoding EVE domain-containing protein, with translation MAHWLYKSEPFKWSWDNQVAAGAKGTHWDGVRNHAAKLNLLAMKKGDRGFFYHSNEGKEIVGIVEVIKEAYPDPSDPTGRFFMVDIKAVEPLKQPVSLAAVKEEPRLAEMALIKFSRLSVQPVTDAEWAIVLEMAGTTA, from the coding sequence ATGGCCCACTGGCTCTACAAGTCCGAACCGTTCAAATGGTCCTGGGACAACCAGGTCGCCGCCGGGGCCAAGGGCACGCATTGGGACGGCGTGCGCAACCATGCCGCCAAGCTGAACCTGCTGGCGATGAAGAAGGGCGACCGCGGCTTCTTCTACCATTCCAACGAGGGCAAGGAGATCGTCGGCATCGTCGAGGTGATCAAGGAGGCCTATCCCGATCCCTCCGATCCGACGGGCAGGTTCTTCATGGTCGACATCAAGGCGGTCGAGCCGCTGAAGCAGCCGGTCTCGCTCGCCGCCGTCAAGGAAGAGCCGCGCCTCGCCGAGATGGCGCTGATCAAGTTCTCCCGCCTCTCCGTGCAGCCGGTGACCGACGCCGAATGGGCCATCGTGCTGGAGATGGCCGGCACCACGGCGTGA
- a CDS encoding class I SAM-dependent methyltransferase — translation MPCSSPASPSADPAAFIRAETRRLPVPLVPEIVLHLAEESLPIWQRTEEELGAVGLPPPFWAFAWAGGQALARHVLDHPEIVRGKRVLDFASGSGLVAIAALKAGAASVEAAEIDPFAQVAIALNVAAQVTSDVATDDTADATASAPDVTFFATILATDIIGKDAMWDVVLAGDIAYERDLSQRVFAWLEALAARGAQVWIGDPGRSYLPREKLEKVAEYGVPVSRELEDAEIKRTAVWRPRA, via the coding sequence ATGCCCTGCTCTTCGCCCGCGAGCCCGAGCGCCGACCCCGCCGCCTTCATCCGCGCCGAGACGCGGCGCCTCCCTGTCCCGCTGGTGCCCGAGATCGTGCTGCACCTCGCCGAGGAATCGCTGCCGATCTGGCAGCGCACCGAGGAGGAACTGGGTGCGGTCGGCCTGCCGCCGCCCTTCTGGGCCTTCGCCTGGGCAGGCGGGCAGGCGCTCGCCCGCCATGTGCTGGACCATCCCGAGATCGTGCGGGGGAAGCGCGTGCTCGACTTCGCCTCGGGCTCGGGGCTGGTGGCCATCGCCGCGCTCAAGGCCGGGGCGGCGTCGGTCGAGGCGGCCGAGATCGATCCCTTCGCCCAGGTGGCCATCGCGCTCAACGTCGCGGCGCAAGTCACTTCGGACGTCGCCACCGATGACACCGCGGATGCCACCGCTTCCGCGCCGGATGTCACCTTTTTCGCCACCATCCTCGCCACCGACATCATAGGCAAAGATGCAATGTGGGACGTCGTGCTCGCCGGCGACATCGCCTATGAGCGCGACCTCAGCCAGCGCGTCTTCGCCTGGCTGGAGGCGCTCGCCGCCCGCGGCGCGCAGGTGTGGATCGGCGATCCCGGCCGCTCCTACCTGCCGCGCGAGAAGCTCGAGAAGGTCGCGGAATACGGCGTGCCGGTCTCGCGCGAACTGGAGGACGCCGAGATCAAGCGCACGGCAGTCTGGCGGCCGCGCGCATGA